From one Paenibacillus terrae HPL-003 genomic stretch:
- a CDS encoding sirohydrochlorin chelatase — MNAILLVGHGSRDPEGNRELLEFAQAVADRVPDMCVETCFLELARPSIAEGVQACVEQGATRVVLIPIILFAAVHAKIDIPMAIDRAKAKYPQVEFVYGRPIGVHEKIVSILLNRLKEARPVAVPAGMNSAVEAIAEVPDEETAVLVLGRGSSDPDANSDFFKITRMLWEQLSYTWVESSFIGVTQPSFPDGLERCVRLGAKKIIVLPYFLFTGVLIKRIGEMTQEFAEAHPALQVEMGGYFGFHPQLIELVLERAKEGLFGKVTANCDNCQFRLEAQEHHHHHHDHDHDHGHDHDHHHDHHHHAHEHGHDHHHEEHSHDHKHEHVHAHSHDDHDHEHHHDHAHTPSVVNGSGISGSGQVSDS, encoded by the coding sequence GTGAATGCAATATTGTTGGTTGGACATGGGAGTCGGGACCCGGAGGGGAACCGGGAGTTGCTGGAATTTGCACAGGCGGTGGCAGACCGGGTGCCGGATATGTGTGTGGAAACCTGTTTTTTGGAGCTGGCACGGCCCAGCATTGCTGAAGGTGTGCAGGCATGTGTGGAGCAAGGGGCGACGCGTGTCGTGCTTATTCCGATTATTTTGTTCGCAGCGGTACATGCCAAAATTGATATTCCGATGGCGATTGATCGTGCGAAGGCTAAGTATCCTCAGGTGGAATTTGTATATGGACGTCCGATTGGCGTTCACGAAAAAATCGTTAGCATCCTGCTAAACCGCTTGAAAGAAGCTCGTCCGGTTGCAGTTCCAGCGGGAATGAATAGCGCTGTAGAGGCAATTGCCGAGGTACCCGACGAAGAAACGGCGGTACTTGTATTAGGACGCGGAAGTAGCGATCCAGATGCGAACAGTGACTTTTTCAAAATCACCCGTATGCTGTGGGAACAGCTTTCTTATACGTGGGTAGAGAGTAGCTTTATCGGTGTAACGCAGCCTTCTTTTCCCGATGGATTGGAGCGTTGTGTACGATTGGGGGCCAAAAAGATTATCGTGCTTCCCTATTTTCTGTTCACAGGTGTGCTGATTAAGCGCATCGGAGAAATGACCCAGGAATTTGCCGAGGCTCACCCTGCATTACAAGTGGAGATGGGCGGATATTTTGGTTTCCATCCCCAATTGATTGAACTGGTGCTGGAGCGAGCTAAGGAAGGCTTGTTCGGCAAGGTTACGGCCAATTGTGATAACTGCCAGTTCCGTCTGGAGGCGCAGGAGCACCACCATCATCACCACGATCATGATCATGACCACGGGCATGACCACGATCACCATCATGATCATCACCATCATGCTCATGAGCATGGACACGATCATCATCATGAGGAGCACTCACACGATCACAAGCATGAGCATGTACATGCGCACAGCCATGATGACCATGATCATGAACACCACCACGATCATGCACATACGCCATCTGTTGTGAACGGAAGCGGGATTTCAGGCAGCGGGCAGGTGAGTGACTCATGA
- the cobJ gene encoding precorrin-3B C(17)-methyltransferase produces the protein MSPLGKLLVIGFGPGDMEHITKRALDALAESEVIIGYNTYMDLIRPLLNGQEIVRTGMTEEVSRAQEAVRQAEMGKKVAVISSGDAGVYGMAGLVYEVLMQKGWRREDGVEVEVVPGISAIQSCASLLGAPVMHDACTISLSDHLTPWETIVKRVEAAASADFVIALYNPRSGRRTRQIVETQSILLRYRDPQTPVGLVKSAYRDRQQVIVTTLEDMLNHDIGMLTTVIIGNSSTIVYDGLIVTPRGYQRKYTLDASEQALKPHQRLRTEAEPWSLGAQEDRAQNASQAGAARAVPAPVGAGGTASGPSASGAAAVATQARPQAVAAVQAAPSAAQAGVAPASLAAEALSRLAAGGKLPGEASARWSGQAPVVSAAGTAAVAGAVATAGTATGSFGKPALFEVGVSPGVGNKKFTARQMALLAEVAGDEGELEYTPDHQIVLRVPCADPEELVGRLRDERFIVMPIGDVFKVKACDFCNMEKDDAVPVAEHLQVVLGGLRAPKETSIALNGCGMACYGAVLEDIGIVYRKGGYDLFLGGKKFGRNAHAAQPVAEGIPGDQITDIVEHIIAEYKEKGHPNERFHKFFKRVGVVAGFRHEDAPATVEVNAVCGD, from the coding sequence ATGAGCCCATTAGGAAAATTGCTCGTGATTGGATTCGGACCGGGGGATATGGAACATATCACAAAACGAGCGTTGGACGCGCTGGCCGAGAGCGAGGTCATTATCGGCTACAACACCTATATGGATCTGATCCGTCCGTTGCTGAATGGACAGGAGATTGTACGCACAGGGATGACGGAGGAAGTGAGCCGTGCGCAGGAGGCGGTTCGACAGGCGGAGATGGGTAAGAAGGTAGCGGTCATTTCCAGTGGAGACGCAGGCGTATATGGTATGGCGGGGCTGGTGTACGAAGTGCTGATGCAAAAGGGCTGGCGACGTGAGGACGGGGTTGAGGTAGAAGTCGTGCCGGGGATATCGGCGATTCAGTCCTGTGCTTCGCTGCTGGGTGCGCCAGTCATGCATGATGCGTGCACGATCAGTCTGAGTGACCATTTGACCCCTTGGGAAACGATTGTGAAGCGTGTAGAAGCGGCAGCTTCGGCGGATTTTGTAATTGCACTGTACAATCCGCGCAGTGGTCGGCGTACACGCCAGATTGTTGAGACTCAGTCTATTTTGCTGCGTTACCGTGATCCGCAGACTCCTGTCGGGCTGGTGAAGAGTGCTTATCGCGACCGTCAGCAAGTAATTGTGACGACGCTGGAAGATATGCTGAATCATGACATTGGTATGCTGACGACCGTCATTATCGGTAATTCCTCGACAATCGTGTATGACGGCCTGATCGTGACGCCGCGCGGGTATCAGCGCAAGTATACGCTGGATGCGTCCGAGCAGGCGCTCAAGCCGCATCAGCGGCTCCGCACGGAAGCGGAGCCGTGGTCGCTGGGCGCGCAAGAGGATCGCGCGCAGAATGCGTCGCAGGCAGGCGCAGCTCGCGCAGTGCCAGCCCCTGTGGGAGCTGGCGGGACCGCGTCCGGGCCTTCCGCGAGCGGTGCTGCTGCGGTTGCCACGCAGGCACGCCCGCAAGCGGTGGCTGCCGTGCAGGCCGCGCCGTCTGCGGCGCAAGCCGGGGTGGCCCCGGCATCGCTGGCAGCGGAGGCGCTGAGCCGCCTCGCTGCGGGCGGCAAGCTGCCAGGCGAAGCCAGCGCGCGCTGGAGCGGGCAAGCGCCCGTCGTGAGCGCCGCCGGAACAGCAGCCGTGGCCGGAGCAGTGGCTACGGCCGGGACAGCGACAGGCAGCTTTGGCAAGCCTGCGCTGTTCGAGGTGGGCGTTTCCCCCGGCGTGGGAAACAAGAAGTTCACCGCTCGCCAGATGGCGCTGCTCGCGGAGGTAGCAGGTGATGAAGGCGAGCTGGAGTATACGCCGGATCACCAGATAGTGCTGCGCGTGCCATGCGCAGACCCGGAGGAGCTGGTAGGGCGGCTGCGTGATGAACGATTCATCGTGATGCCGATTGGCGATGTGTTTAAGGTGAAGGCGTGTGACTTCTGCAATATGGAGAAGGATGACGCTGTGCCTGTGGCTGAGCATCTACAGGTTGTACTGGGCGGATTACGGGCACCTAAGGAAACGAGCATTGCTTTGAACGGCTGCGGCATGGCTTGCTATGGGGCGGTGTTGGAGGATATCGGAATCGTGTACCGCAAGGGAGGATACGATCTGTTCCTCGGCGGCAAAAAATTTGGCCGTAACGCTCATGCTGCTCAACCTGTGGCAGAGGGCATTCCCGGGGATCAGATTACGGATATCGTTGAGCATATCATCGCTGAATATAAGGAAAAAGGGCATCCGAACGAGCGTTTTCATAAATTTTTCAAACGTGTGGGAGTTGTAGCGGGTTTTCGGCATGAAGATGCACCTGCAACAGTAGAAGTGAATGCCGTTTGCGGCGATTAA